One Triticum dicoccoides isolate Atlit2015 ecotype Zavitan chromosome 5B, WEW_v2.0, whole genome shotgun sequence genomic window carries:
- the LOC119305441 gene encoding uncharacterized protein LOC119305441 yields the protein MAKSGTEEWRRNADTHKMSPEEVRAAGVEASMRPPGRGGAGEVLHQRGGRLPYGPGTMALMGFGIVGAIGYLVLYQKARPGTPATEVAKVAVGHGDPAVGREVQKRQDETQPPPPPPPREGK from the coding sequence ATGGCCAAGAGCGGCACGGAGGAGTGGCGTCGCAACGCCGACACGCACAAGATGAGCCCGGAGGAGGTCCGGGCCGCGGGGGTGGAGGCGTCCATGCGCCCGCCGGGCCGTGGCGGCGCCGGGGAGGTCCTGCACCAGCGAGGCGGCCGCCTGCCGTACGGGCCCGGGACGATGGCGCTGATGGGGTTCGGCATCGTCGGCGCCATCGGCTACCTGGTGCTGTACCAGAAGGCCAGGCCCGGCACGCCGGCCACGGAGGTCGCCAAGGTGGCCGTCGGACACGGCGACCCTGCCGTCGGCCGCGAGGTCCAGAAGCGCCAAGACGAAAcgcagccaccgccaccgccaccgccacgcgAAGGCAAGTAG